Proteins from a single region of Streptomyces vinaceus:
- a CDS encoding TetR/AcrR family transcriptional regulator: protein MNAKPQQTPPRVPPLTRLTVAETALRLLNEGGLDKLTLRAIAQELDVKAPALYWHFKNKQELIDEMATEMFRRMVADPEASGPDAPTTPWREQMSVANRGLRRALLSYRDGARVFTGSRFNGTEHAERSEAHLRALLAQGFELPQAVRAMATAFSYTLGFVIEEQGVHPVPGERREGYDVTERGERLADYPLAAAAGTHLFEEYDEHFEEGLQIVLDGIAAHYGIH, encoded by the coding sequence ATGAACGCCAAGCCCCAGCAGACCCCGCCGCGTGTCCCGCCCCTGACGCGCCTGACCGTCGCCGAGACCGCGCTGCGGCTGCTGAACGAGGGCGGGCTCGACAAGCTCACCCTCCGCGCCATCGCGCAGGAACTGGACGTGAAGGCCCCGGCGCTGTACTGGCACTTCAAGAACAAGCAGGAACTGATCGACGAGATGGCCACGGAGATGTTCCGGCGCATGGTCGCGGACCCGGAGGCATCCGGACCCGACGCCCCCACCACGCCCTGGCGCGAGCAGATGTCCGTCGCCAACCGCGGCCTGCGCCGGGCCCTGCTCTCCTACCGCGACGGCGCCCGCGTGTTCACCGGCTCACGCTTCAACGGGACCGAGCACGCGGAACGGTCCGAGGCCCATCTGCGCGCCCTGCTGGCGCAGGGGTTCGAACTGCCGCAGGCCGTCAGGGCCATGGCGACCGCCTTCTCGTACACGCTCGGCTTCGTGATCGAGGAACAGGGCGTCCACCCCGTCCCGGGCGAGCGCCGGGAGGGCTACGACGTGACGGAACGCGGCGAGCGCCTGGCCGACTACCCGCTCGCCGCGGCCGCCGGTACGCACCTCTTCGAGGAGTACGACGAGCACTTCGAGGAGGGCCTGCAGATCGTCCTCGACGGCATCGCCGCCCACTACGGAATCCACTGA